One segment of Pantoea sp. Lij88 DNA contains the following:
- a CDS encoding aldo/keto reductase → MKTIQLGTTDLQVSRLCLGCMTYGEPTRGNHAWTLPEESSRPLIQQALNAGINFFDTANSYSDGSSEEILGRALKDFARREEIVVATKVYFPLTNLSQGLSRRNILQSIDDSLQRLGMEYVDLLQIHRWDYDTPLEETLEALHDVVQSGKARYIGASSMHASQFAQALQMQSEQGWHRFVSMQDQYNLIQREEEREMHPLCLKEQIAVLPWSPLARGKLTRPWGENTARSASDQVMAKLYDKTEENDAVIAERLAQVAESKGVTRAQVALAWLLSKPAVTAPIIGASRAEQFEDLVKAVDVTLSDEEIALLEEVYQPHQAVGFE, encoded by the coding sequence ATGAAAACGATTCAACTGGGTACCACCGATCTGCAGGTGTCGCGCCTCTGTCTGGGTTGTATGACCTATGGCGAGCCAACGCGCGGTAACCACGCCTGGACGCTACCGGAAGAGAGCAGCCGTCCGCTGATCCAGCAGGCGCTGAACGCGGGCATCAACTTCTTTGATACCGCCAACAGCTACTCCGATGGCAGCAGTGAAGAGATCCTGGGCCGGGCGCTGAAAGATTTTGCCCGCCGCGAAGAGATTGTGGTCGCCACTAAAGTCTATTTCCCGCTGACCAATCTGTCTCAGGGTCTGTCGCGCAGGAATATCCTGCAGTCGATTGATGACAGCCTGCAGCGTCTCGGCATGGAGTATGTTGACCTGCTGCAGATTCACCGCTGGGACTACGACACGCCACTGGAAGAGACGCTGGAAGCGCTGCATGATGTCGTGCAGTCTGGCAAAGCCCGCTATATCGGTGCCTCATCGATGCACGCCAGCCAGTTTGCTCAGGCGTTACAGATGCAGTCGGAACAGGGGTGGCATCGCTTTGTCAGCATGCAGGATCAGTACAACCTGATTCAGCGCGAAGAAGAGCGTGAAATGCATCCGCTCTGCCTGAAAGAGCAGATCGCCGTGCTGCCCTGGAGTCCGCTGGCACGCGGTAAGCTGACCCGCCCGTGGGGTGAGAACACCGCGCGTTCCGCCTCTGATCAGGTGATGGCAAAGCTCTATGACAAGACCGAAGAGAATGATGCGGTCATTGCAGAGCGTCTGGCGCAGGTGGCAGAAAGTAAAGGTGTGACGCGGGCCCAGGTGGCGCTGGCCTGGCTGCTGAGTAAGCCTGCCGTTACGGCACCGATTATTGGCGCGTCGCGTGCTGAGCAATTTGAGGATCTGGTGAAAGCAGTGGATGTCACGCTGAGTGACGAAGAGATTGCCCTGCTGGAAGAGGTCTATCAGCCGCATCAGGCGGTCGGATTCGAGTAA
- the pgpA gene encoding phosphatidylglycerophosphatase A, translated as MSNPWHLLATGFGSGLSPVVPGTMGSLAAIPFWWLMTFLPQDLYSLVVLVGICVGVYLCHRTAKDMGVHDHGSIVWDEFIGMWITLMAIPVNSWQWVLGGFVLFRILDMWKPWPIRWFDRNVHGGMGIMVDDIIAGVISAAMLYGIGVWLAA; from the coding sequence ATGAGCAATCCGTGGCATCTGCTGGCGACCGGTTTCGGCAGCGGATTAAGCCCGGTCGTACCGGGCACCATGGGGTCGCTGGCGGCCATCCCATTCTGGTGGCTGATGACCTTTCTGCCACAGGATCTCTATTCGCTGGTCGTGCTGGTCGGTATCTGCGTCGGCGTTTATCTCTGCCATCGCACCGCCAAAGATATGGGCGTACACGATCACGGCAGTATTGTCTGGGATGAGTTTATCGGCATGTGGATTACGCTGATGGCGATTCCGGTTAACAGCTGGCAATGGGTGTTGGGCGGCTTTGTGCTGTTCCGTATTCTGGATATGTGGAAGCCATGGCCGATTCGCTGGTTTGACCGCAATGTGCATGGCGGCATGGGCATCATGGTTGATGATATTATTGCTGGTGTGATTTCCGCAGCCATGCTCTATGGCATTGGGGTCTGGCTGGCGGCTTAA
- the thiL gene encoding thiamine-phosphate kinase, whose translation MSCGEFELIARYFNRRTRSRRDVELGIGDDCALLSVPEKQTLAISTDTLVAGVHFLRDIHPADLGYKALAVNLSDLAAMGADPAWLTLALTLPQVDESWLSAFSESLFELLEYYDMQLVGGDTTRGPLSLTLAIHGLVPQGRALKRSGAKPGDWIFVTGTLGDSAAGLALLQHHCRISDPAVHEALIKRHLRPMPRILQGQALRSLASSAVDISDGLISDLGHVLKASGCGARVNLDALPLSAALRDHFEPEQVLRWALSGGEDYELCFTVPEVNRGALDVALGHLGVPYTCIGQMAPESEGLTLLDNGKPATLRHKGFDHFDT comes from the coding sequence ATGTCTTGTGGTGAATTTGAACTCATCGCACGCTATTTCAACCGCAGAACACGCAGCCGCCGTGATGTCGAACTCGGCATCGGTGACGATTGTGCGTTACTTAGCGTGCCGGAAAAACAGACGCTGGCGATCAGCACCGATACCCTGGTCGCGGGTGTGCACTTCTTACGGGATATCCATCCTGCCGATCTGGGTTACAAAGCCCTGGCTGTGAATCTCAGCGACCTTGCTGCTATGGGCGCCGATCCCGCGTGGCTGACGCTGGCTCTGACGCTACCGCAGGTCGATGAGAGCTGGCTCTCTGCCTTCAGTGAAAGCCTGTTTGAACTGCTGGAATATTACGATATGCAGCTGGTGGGCGGCGATACCACGCGTGGCCCGCTGAGCCTGACGCTGGCGATTCACGGTCTGGTGCCGCAGGGCCGCGCCCTGAAGCGTTCCGGTGCGAAGCCGGGCGACTGGATCTTCGTGACCGGCACGCTGGGTGACAGCGCGGCGGGTCTGGCGCTGCTGCAGCATCACTGCCGTATCAGCGATCCGGCGGTGCATGAAGCGCTGATTAAACGTCATCTGCGTCCGATGCCGCGCATTCTGCAGGGTCAGGCACTGCGTTCGCTGGCCTCTTCGGCAGTGGATATTTCCGACGGTCTGATTTCCGACCTCGGCCACGTGCTGAAAGCCAGCGGCTGCGGCGCACGGGTGAATCTGGATGCGCTGCCGCTGTCGGCAGCGCTGCGCGACCACTTCGAGCCTGAGCAGGTATTGCGCTGGGCGCTGAGTGGCGGCGAAGACTACGAACTCTGCTTCACCGTGCCGGAAGTGAATCGTGGCGCGCTGGATGTGGCGCTGGGTCATCTGGGCGTGCCTTATACCTGCATCGGACAGATGGCACCGGAGTCGGAAGGCCTGACGCTGCTGGATAACGGCAAGCCCGCCACATTACGCCATAAAGGGTTTGATCACTTTGATACTTAA
- the nusB gene encoding transcription antitermination factor NusB — translation MKPAARRRARECAVQALYSWQLSNNDIADVEYQFLAEQDVKDVDITYFRELLSGVATNSAYLDGLMKPYLSRQLEELGQVEKAILRISLYELSKRNDVPYKVAINEGIELAKVFGAEDSHKFVNGVLDKAGPQIRPNRK, via the coding sequence GTGAAACCTGCTGCTCGTCGTCGCGCCCGTGAGTGCGCTGTTCAGGCGCTTTACTCCTGGCAGTTGTCGAATAACGACATTGCCGATGTGGAATACCAGTTTCTGGCGGAACAGGACGTCAAAGACGTCGACATTACCTACTTCCGCGAACTGCTGTCCGGTGTGGCGACCAACAGTGCGTATCTGGATGGACTGATGAAGCCCTATCTGTCGCGTCAGCTCGAAGAGCTGGGCCAGGTAGAAAAAGCGATCCTGCGCATCTCGCTGTATGAGCTGAGCAAACGTAATGATGTGCCTTATAAAGTGGCCATCAACGAAGGGATTGAGCTGGCGAAAGTCTTCGGTGCCGAAGACAGTCATAAATTTGTTAACGGCGTGCTGGATAAAGCCGGTCCACAAATTCGACCCAATCGCAAATAA
- the ribE gene encoding 6,7-dimethyl-8-ribityllumazine synthase yields the protein MKVIEAAVATPEANVAIVIARFNNFINDSLLDGAVDALKRIGQVKDDNITVVWVPGAYELPLAARALANSGKYDAIIALGTVIRGGTAHFEYVAGEASSGIASVAMNSDIPVAFGVLTTESIEQAIERAGTKAGNKGAEAALTALEMINVLKAIKA from the coding sequence ATGAAAGTTATCGAAGCTGCTGTTGCAACGCCTGAGGCCAATGTTGCCATCGTTATTGCGCGTTTTAACAACTTCATTAATGACAGCCTGCTGGATGGCGCAGTTGATGCCCTGAAACGTATCGGCCAGGTCAAAGATGACAATATCACCGTAGTCTGGGTGCCTGGTGCTTACGAACTGCCTCTGGCAGCCCGTGCGCTGGCAAACTCCGGCAAATATGATGCGATTATCGCACTCGGCACCGTCATTCGTGGTGGCACTGCCCACTTCGAATATGTGGCGGGTGAAGCCAGCTCCGGTATCGCCAGCGTGGCCATGAACAGCGACATTCCCGTCGCGTTTGGCGTGCTGACCACTGAAAGCATCGAGCAGGCCATTGAGCGTGCCGGCACCAAAGCGGGTAACAAAGGTGCTGAAGCGGCTCTGACTGCGCTCGAAATGATCAACGTATTGAAAGCCATTAAAGCCTGA
- the ribD gene encoding bifunctional diaminohydroxyphosphoribosylaminopyrimidine deaminase/5-amino-6-(5-phosphoribosylamino)uracil reductase RibD, producing MDERYMARALELARRGRFTTMPNPNVGCVIVRDGEIVGEGWHQRAGEPHAEVHALRMAGEKARGATAYVTLEPCSHHGRTPPCCDALIAAGVTRVVAAMQDPNPQVAGRGLHRLQQAGIEVSHGLMMPEAEALNRGFLKRMRTGFPWIQLKLGASLDGRTAMASGESQWITSPAARRDVQRLRAQSAAILSSSATVLADDPSLTVRWSELNAETRSLLDEQQLRQPVRVIIDSQNRVTPQHRLISQPGETWLMRHQPDQQSWPADVTQIAVPLRGQQLDLVAMMMLLGRQQINSVWVEAGATLAGALLQAGLVDELIVYLAPKLLGHEGRGLCQLPGLSQLADAPAFRFSDVRQVGDDLRLTLTPQ from the coding sequence ATGGATGAACGTTATATGGCACGCGCGCTGGAACTGGCGCGACGCGGCCGTTTTACGACGATGCCGAACCCCAATGTCGGCTGCGTGATTGTGCGCGATGGCGAAATAGTCGGTGAGGGCTGGCATCAGCGCGCCGGTGAACCGCATGCAGAAGTCCACGCGCTGCGCATGGCGGGTGAGAAAGCGCGTGGCGCAACGGCTTATGTCACGCTGGAACCCTGCAGCCATCATGGCCGCACGCCGCCCTGTTGTGATGCGCTGATCGCCGCGGGCGTTACCCGTGTTGTGGCCGCCATGCAGGACCCTAATCCGCAGGTCGCGGGGCGTGGACTGCACCGTCTGCAACAGGCGGGCATTGAAGTCAGCCACGGGCTGATGATGCCCGAAGCCGAAGCGCTTAATCGCGGCTTCCTGAAGCGGATGCGGACCGGCTTTCCCTGGATTCAGCTCAAGCTGGGCGCGTCACTGGATGGTCGGACGGCCATGGCCAGCGGCGAAAGCCAGTGGATAACCTCGCCAGCTGCCCGCCGTGATGTGCAGCGTCTGCGTGCGCAAAGCGCCGCCATCCTCAGCAGCAGCGCGACGGTGCTGGCGGACGATCCCTCCCTGACGGTGCGCTGGTCTGAACTCAATGCAGAGACGCGGTCTCTGCTCGATGAGCAGCAGTTGCGTCAGCCAGTGCGCGTGATTATCGACAGCCAGAATCGCGTCACGCCGCAGCATCGCCTCATTTCGCAGCCGGGTGAAACCTGGCTGATGCGTCATCAGCCGGATCAGCAGAGCTGGCCCGCCGATGTGACGCAAATCGCCGTGCCGCTGCGCGGACAGCAGCTGGATCTGGTCGCGATGATGATGCTGCTGGGAAGGCAACAGATTAACAGTGTCTGGGTTGAAGCGGGTGCCACGCTGGCCGGTGCGCTGTTGCAGGCCGGACTGGTCGATGAACTGATTGTTTATCTGGCACCTAAGCTGTTAGGTCATGAAGGACGCGGCCTGTGTCAGCTGCCGGGACTCAGCCAGCTGGCCGACGCGCCTGCGTTCCGTTTCAGCGATGTCCGGCAGGTCGGTGACGATTTACGCCTGACCCTGACACCACAATAA
- the nrdR gene encoding transcriptional regulator NrdR — MHCPFCSAVDTKVIDSRLVSEGSSVRRRRQCLMCHERFTTFEVAELVMPRVVKSNDVREPFNEDKMASGMMKALEKRPVSADAVESAVNHIKTQLRATGEREIPSKLIGNLVMDELKKLDKVAYIRFASVYRSFEDIRDFGEEIARLQD, encoded by the coding sequence ATGCATTGCCCATTCTGCTCCGCTGTGGACACCAAAGTGATTGATTCTCGTCTGGTTAGTGAAGGCTCCTCGGTGCGCCGCCGCCGCCAGTGTCTGATGTGTCATGAACGCTTCACCACCTTTGAGGTGGCGGAACTGGTGATGCCACGCGTGGTGAAAAGCAATGACGTGCGCGAACCCTTCAATGAAGACAAAATGGCCAGCGGGATGATGAAAGCGCTGGAGAAGCGTCCTGTCAGCGCCGATGCGGTTGAAAGCGCCGTCAACCATATTAAAACCCAGCTGCGCGCCACCGGCGAACGCGAGATCCCCAGTAAGCTGATTGGCAATCTGGTGATGGATGAGCTGAAGAAGCTCGATAAAGTCGCCTATATTCGCTTCGCCTCGGTTTACCGCAGCTTTGAAGATATTCGTGATTTTGGCGAAGAGATCGCCCGGTTACAGGATTAA
- the lysM gene encoding peptidoglycan-binding protein LysM has translation MGLFNFVKEAGEKLWDAVNGGDDQNKKLQDHINKLGLPDSDKVDVKVNGDTVTVTGDGLSQELKEKILIAAGNVAGITKVEDNVTVTDSAAESELYTVKKGDTLSAISKQVYGNANEYNKIFEANKPMLSHPDKIYPGQVLRIPK, from the coding sequence ATGGGTCTGTTTAACTTTGTGAAAGAAGCCGGCGAAAAACTCTGGGATGCCGTGAATGGCGGAGATGACCAGAATAAAAAGCTGCAGGATCACATCAACAAGCTCGGCTTGCCTGACAGTGACAAGGTTGACGTGAAGGTCAATGGCGATACGGTGACCGTGACCGGCGACGGCCTCTCTCAGGAGCTGAAAGAGAAGATTCTGATCGCGGCAGGTAACGTGGCAGGCATCACGAAAGTCGAAGACAACGTCACCGTGACAGACAGCGCGGCCGAGTCCGAGCTTTATACCGTGAAAAAAGGCGACACCCTGAGCGCAATTTCCAAACAGGTTTACGGCAACGCTAACGAATATAACAAGATTTTCGAAGCGAATAAGCCAATGCTCTCGCATCCTGATAAGATCTATCCTGGCCAGGTTTTACGTATTCCAAAATAA
- a CDS encoding DUF3251 domain-containing protein — protein MSRMVWIPAALSLITLSGCSSTASTPQVRELHQEVSQLNQQMQHLTTQASALEIQGQLNSQLQQGAWLVPQANTPVALQTQLGTLRLTLSPVTAEASGSRATLTVRSMDDRPLPALHATVIWGELDPATGKPLSSDSLSQTVAVPASLLPQHLASIPLRLSGLTPEQLGYVRVHNVTGDAPARTSPAAPANP, from the coding sequence ATGAGCAGGATGGTTTGGATTCCGGCGGCGCTCTCTTTGATCACGCTGAGCGGCTGCAGCAGCACGGCCAGCACCCCGCAGGTCAGAGAGTTGCATCAGGAAGTGAGTCAGCTTAATCAGCAGATGCAGCACCTGACCACGCAGGCCAGCGCGCTGGAGATCCAGGGGCAGCTCAACAGCCAGCTGCAGCAGGGTGCCTGGCTGGTGCCGCAGGCGAATACGCCGGTAGCACTGCAGACTCAGCTCGGCACGCTGCGACTGACGCTGTCGCCGGTTACCGCTGAAGCCAGCGGCTCACGGGCAACCCTGACTGTGCGTTCAATGGACGATCGGCCTTTGCCCGCCCTGCATGCAACGGTGATCTGGGGTGAACTCGACCCGGCGACCGGTAAACCGCTGAGCAGCGACAGTCTGAGTCAGACCGTGGCGGTGCCTGCTTCGCTGCTCCCGCAGCACTTGGCAAGCATCCCGTTGCGCCTCAGCGGCCTGACACCGGAGCAACTGGGTTATGTCCGCGTGCATAACGTGACCGGTGACGCACCGGCCCGGACCTCCCCTGCTGCACCCGCTAATCCTTAG
- the secF gene encoding protein translocase subunit SecF: MAQEYNIEQLNHGRKVVDFMRWDKLAFIISGLLILAAIAIVGVRGFNWGLDFTGGTVIEIALEKPADLDTLRSELVKAGFDEPLVQNFGSSRDVMVRMAPVTGPAGTELGNKVVSVINQTTQQNATVKRIEFVGPSVGSDLAQAGAMALLSALIAILIYIGFRFEWRLALGTVLALAHDVIITCGLLALFRIEIDLTIVASLMSVIGYSLNDKIVVSDRIRENFRKIRRGSSYDITNVSLTQTLSRTLITSLTTLAMILILFVFGGALLKGFSLTMLIGVTIGTISSIYVSSALALKLGMKREHMMVQKVEKEGADQPSILP, translated from the coding sequence GTGGCACAGGAATATAACATTGAGCAGTTAAACCACGGGCGTAAAGTCGTCGACTTTATGCGCTGGGATAAGCTGGCCTTCATCATTTCAGGACTGCTGATTCTCGCTGCGATTGCGATCGTGGGTGTGCGTGGTTTTAACTGGGGCCTCGATTTCACCGGTGGTACGGTGATTGAGATCGCGCTGGAAAAACCGGCCGACCTCGACACGCTGCGCAGTGAACTGGTGAAAGCGGGCTTTGACGAGCCGCTGGTGCAGAACTTTGGCAGCAGCCGTGACGTCATGGTGCGTATGGCACCGGTTACCGGCCCGGCGGGTACGGAGTTAGGCAATAAAGTGGTGTCGGTGATCAACCAGACCACACAGCAAAACGCGACCGTTAAGCGCATTGAGTTCGTTGGCCCGAGTGTGGGTAGCGACCTGGCGCAGGCGGGTGCGATGGCGCTGTTGTCTGCACTGATTGCGATTCTGATCTATATCGGTTTTCGCTTTGAGTGGCGTCTGGCATTGGGCACCGTGCTGGCGCTGGCGCATGACGTGATCATCACTTGCGGCCTGCTGGCGCTGTTCCGCATTGAAATCGACCTGACGATTGTTGCCTCGCTGATGTCGGTGATTGGCTACTCGCTTAACGATAAAATCGTGGTCTCTGACCGTATTCGTGAAAACTTCCGCAAGATCCGTCGCGGCAGCTCTTACGATATTACGAACGTGTCACTGACTCAGACGTTAAGCCGTACGCTGATTACCTCGCTAACGACGCTGGCGATGATCCTCATCCTGTTCGTGTTTGGTGGTGCGCTGCTGAAAGGCTTCTCACTGACCATGCTGATTGGTGTGACGATTGGTACGATTTCATCAATTTATGTCTCTTCGGCGCTGGCGCTGAAGCTGGGCATGAAGCGTGAACATATGATGGTGCAGAAAGTGGAGAAAGAGGGGGCCGATCAGCCTTCTATCCTGCCTTAA
- the secD gene encoding protein translocase subunit SecD, with amino-acid sequence MLNRYPLWKYVMLVVVILVGLLYALPNLYGEDPAVQVTGARGSAASEQTLDQIQSALKQDNIQSKSVALENGAITARFNNTDVQLRAREAIMKALGENYVVALNLAPATPRWLSMLSAEPMKLGLDLRGGVHFLMEVDMDTALSKLQEQNADTLRSDLRTKNIPYTTVNKIANYGVEIRFRDAASRDAAISWLSSRHQDLVINSSGSDALRATMSDARLSEAREYAVQQNITILRNRVNQLGVAEPLVQRQGSDRIVVELPGIQDTARAKEILGATATLEFRLVNTSVDPAAAASGRVPGDSEVKDMRDGQPVVLYKRVILTGDHITDSTSSMDEYNQPQVNISLDGAGGNIMSNFTKDNIGKPMATLFVEYKDSGKKDANGRSILVKQEEVINVANIQSRLGNSFRITGINNPNEARQLSLLLRAGALIAPIQIVEERTIGPTMGQQNITQGLEACLWGLLASILFMVVFYKKFGLIATSALLVNLVLIVGIMSLLPGATLTMPGIAGIVLTLAVAVDANVLINERIKEELRNGRSVQQAIHEGYKGAFSSIVDANVTTLIKVIILYAVGTGSIKGFAITTAIGIATSMFTAIVGTRAIVNLVYGGKRINKLSI; translated from the coding sequence GTGTTAAATCGTTATCCTTTGTGGAAGTACGTGATGCTGGTCGTCGTTATTCTCGTCGGCCTGCTCTATGCGCTTCCCAACCTGTATGGTGAGGATCCGGCCGTTCAAGTCACTGGTGCGCGCGGAAGCGCCGCCAGTGAGCAGACGTTGGATCAAATTCAGTCCGCATTAAAACAAGACAATATCCAGAGCAAATCGGTTGCGCTGGAAAACGGTGCGATTACCGCGCGCTTCAATAATACGGATGTGCAGTTACGCGCCCGTGAAGCGATCATGAAAGCGCTGGGTGAAAACTACGTTGTCGCGCTGAACCTTGCGCCAGCCACGCCGCGCTGGCTGAGTATGCTGTCAGCAGAGCCGATGAAACTCGGTCTCGATCTGCGTGGTGGTGTGCACTTCCTGATGGAAGTGGACATGGACACCGCGCTCAGCAAGCTGCAGGAGCAGAATGCTGACACGCTGCGTAGCGATCTGCGCACCAAAAATATCCCTTACACCACCGTCAACAAAATCGCGAACTACGGCGTGGAAATTCGTTTCCGTGACGCTGCCAGTCGTGATGCGGCGATCTCCTGGCTGTCCTCGCGTCATCAGGATCTGGTGATCAACAGCAGCGGCAGCGATGCCCTGCGTGCCACCATGAGCGATGCCCGTCTCAGCGAAGCGCGTGAATATGCGGTTCAGCAGAACATTACGATTCTGCGTAACCGTGTAAACCAGCTTGGCGTGGCTGAACCGCTGGTTCAGCGTCAGGGTTCCGATCGCATCGTGGTTGAGCTGCCGGGTATTCAGGATACGGCGCGCGCCAAAGAGATTCTGGGCGCAACCGCGACGCTGGAATTCCGTCTGGTGAACACCAGTGTGGATCCTGCGGCTGCGGCCAGTGGCCGTGTTCCGGGTGACTCTGAAGTCAAAGACATGCGTGATGGCCAGCCGGTCGTGCTCTACAAGCGGGTGATCCTGACCGGTGACCATATCACCGACTCAACCTCCAGCATGGATGAGTACAACCAGCCACAGGTGAACATTTCACTGGATGGCGCAGGCGGTAACATCATGTCCAATTTCACCAAGGACAACATCGGTAAGCCGATGGCGACCCTGTTTGTGGAGTATAAGGACAGCGGTAAAAAAGATGCCAATGGCCGTTCAATTCTGGTGAAACAGGAAGAGGTGATTAACGTCGCTAACATCCAGTCTCGCCTGGGGAACAGCTTCCGCATCACCGGTATCAACAACCCGAACGAAGCGCGTCAGCTGTCGCTGCTGCTGCGTGCCGGTGCGTTGATTGCGCCAATCCAGATTGTGGAAGAGCGTACTATCGGGCCGACCATGGGTCAGCAAAACATTACTCAGGGTCTGGAAGCCTGCCTTTGGGGTCTGCTCGCCTCGATCCTGTTTATGGTGGTGTTCTATAAGAAGTTTGGTCTGATTGCGACGAGTGCGCTGCTGGTCAACCTGGTGCTGATTGTCGGCATCATGTCCCTGCTGCCTGGCGCGACCCTGACCATGCCGGGTATTGCCGGTATCGTGTTAACGCTGGCGGTGGCAGTGGATGCCAACGTACTGATTAACGAACGTATTAAAGAAGAGCTGCGTAACGGGCGCTCGGTCCAGCAGGCAATTCATGAAGGCTATAAAGGCGCCTTCTCCAGTATTGTCGATGCGAACGTGACCACCCTGATCAAAGTTATCATTCTTTATGCGGTCGGCACCGGTTCGATCAAAGGCTTTGCTATTACCACTGCAATTGGTATCGCGACCTCAATGTTCACCGCGATTGTCGGTACCCGTGCCATTGTTAACCTGGTTTACGGTGGCAAACGCATCAACAAGCTGTCTATCTGA
- the yajC gene encoding preprotein translocase subunit YajC produces MSLFISDAVAAAGAPSQGSPYSLVIMLVVFGLIFYFMILRPQQKRAKEHKKLMDSISKGDEVLTSGGLVGRVTKVSDTGYVAIALNDTNEVVIKRDFVAAVLPKGTIKAL; encoded by the coding sequence ATGAGCTTATTCATTTCTGACGCCGTGGCTGCAGCTGGCGCACCGTCTCAGGGAAGTCCGTATTCTCTGGTGATCATGCTGGTGGTGTTTGGTCTGATTTTCTATTTCATGATCCTGCGTCCGCAGCAGAAACGTGCGAAAGAGCACAAGAAGCTGATGGATTCCATCTCTAAGGGTGATGAAGTGCTGACCAGCGGTGGCCTGGTAGGCCGCGTAACGAAAGTCTCTGACACGGGCTACGTAGCTATCGCGCTGAATGACACCAATGAAGTCGTCATTAAACGTGATTTCGTCGCCGCCGTGCTGCCTAAAGGCACTATCAAGGCGCTGTAA
- the tgt gene encoding tRNA guanosine(34) transglycosylase Tgt — MKFELDTTDGRARRGRLIFDRGVVETPAFMPVGTYGTVKGMTPEEVQETGAQIILGNTFHLWLRPGQEIMKLHGDLHDFMQWKGPILTDSGGFQVFSLGDIRKITEAGVHFRNPINGDPIFLDPEKSMEIQYDLGSDIVMIFDECTPYPADWDYAKRSMEMSLRWAQRSRDRFDSLGNKNALFGIIQGSVYEDLRDVSVKGLVEIGFDGYAVGGLAVGEPKQDMHRILEHVCPQLPQDKPRYLMGVGKPEDLVEGVRRGVDMFDCVMPTRNARNGHLFVTEGVVKIRNARYKDDTAPLDAECDCYTCRNYSRAYLYHLDRCNEILGARLNTIHNLRYYQRLMAGLRQAIEEGKLERFVTEFYQRTGKEVPPLTSDNSSMREI; from the coding sequence GTGAAATTTGAACTTGATACCACAGACGGGCGCGCACGCCGTGGCCGTCTGATTTTTGATCGCGGTGTGGTGGAAACCCCTGCGTTTATGCCTGTCGGCACCTATGGCACCGTGAAAGGCATGACGCCGGAAGAAGTGCAGGAGACTGGCGCGCAGATCATTCTGGGTAATACCTTCCACCTCTGGCTGCGTCCGGGCCAGGAGATCATGAAACTGCATGGCGATCTGCATGACTTTATGCAGTGGAAAGGCCCGATCCTGACCGACTCCGGCGGCTTCCAGGTCTTCAGCCTGGGCGACATCCGCAAAATCACCGAAGCGGGCGTTCACTTCCGTAACCCGATCAATGGCGACCCGATCTTCCTCGATCCGGAAAAGTCGATGGAGATTCAGTACGACCTCGGCTCCGACATCGTGATGATTTTCGATGAATGTACGCCGTATCCGGCGGACTGGGACTACGCCAAACGCTCTATGGAAATGTCGCTGCGCTGGGCGCAACGCAGTCGTGACCGTTTCGACAGCCTCGGGAATAAAAATGCGTTGTTTGGCATTATTCAGGGCTCGGTTTACGAAGATTTACGAGATGTCTCGGTGAAAGGTCTGGTAGAGATTGGCTTTGATGGGTACGCTGTGGGCGGCCTGGCGGTGGGTGAGCCTAAGCAGGACATGCACCGTATTCTTGAGCACGTCTGTCCGCAGCTTCCGCAGGATAAACCGCGTTATCTGATGGGTGTCGGTAAGCCAGAAGATCTGGTGGAAGGCGTCCGTCGCGGCGTCGATATGTTTGACTGCGTGATGCCAACCCGTAATGCCCGAAATGGTCATCTGTTTGTGACCGAGGGTGTGGTGAAAATCCGTAATGCCCGATACAAAGATGACACTGCGCCTCTGGATGCGGAGTGTGATTGTTACACCTGTCGCAATTATAGCCGCGCCTACTTGTATCATCTCGACCGTTGTAACGAAATACTGGGCGCGCGTCTGAACACTATCCACAATTTGCGCTACTACCAGCGTCTGATGGCAGGTTTACGCCAGGCTATCGAAGAGGGTAAATTAGAGCGCTTTGTAACTGAGTTTTACCAACGGACGGGCAAAGAAGTTCCGCCATTAACGTCTGATAATTCATCAATGAGGGAAATTTAA